The following are from one region of the Halomonas qaidamensis genome:
- the pqqA gene encoding pyrroloquinoline quinone precursor peptide PqqA: MWTKPTYQDMRLGFEVTLYISTR; the protein is encoded by the coding sequence ATGTGGACCAAACCGACCTATCAAGATATGCGCCTTGGCTTTGAAGTAACGCTGTATATCTCTACCCGCTAA
- a CDS encoding pilus assembly PilX family protein — protein sequence MQRSGVSQQRGMALVLSLIFLVIITVLSLSSMQGAITQDRMAANQRDYTVAFQAAEAALGSAESQLQNGIALTNGWRTHQLGIDELSRNPRYRVQLMTPLGSHTNNAGVELVEVLYRIEAQGFGIGADTNVALEALYVRQQQVEAP from the coding sequence ATGCAACGTTCAGGCGTTTCCCAGCAGCGTGGTATGGCGCTTGTGCTAAGCCTTATCTTTCTTGTCATCATCACGGTTCTCAGTCTTTCTTCTATGCAAGGGGCCATTACCCAAGACCGCATGGCAGCTAACCAACGAGATTACACGGTTGCCTTCCAAGCGGCAGAAGCCGCCCTGGGTAGCGCAGAGAGTCAGCTTCAAAACGGCATTGCACTCACTAATGGCTGGCGCACTCATCAACTGGGTATAGACGAACTGTCGCGCAATCCACGCTATCGCGTGCAACTAATGACGCCACTAGGCTCACACACCAACAATGCAGGCGTGGAACTGGTTGAAGTGCTCTACCGTATTGAAGCGCAAGGATTTGGTATTGGAGCAGACACTAATGTTGCCTTAGAGGCACTTTACGTTCGCCAGCAGCAAGTGGAAGCGCCATGA
- a CDS encoding NAD(P)(+) transhydrogenase (Re/Si-specific) subunit beta translates to MLGQGFVSAAAIAASVLFILSLGGLSNQEKAKRAVWYGIVGMAVAVFFTSFGPGIGGYWWLIPAMLIGAGIGVYVAGKVEMTEMPQLVAALHSFVGLAAVFVAWSADLERRRVLAAQAADGVMQEFSAFAALVATKAPDELTFLQIEVVFAIFIGAVTFTGSVIAFGKLAGKVDGKPRQLPGGHMLNAGAAALSLLLAILYLNGAGFWTLIVLAALSFFIGYHLIMGIGGADMPVVVSMLNSYSGWAAAAIGFTLSNDLLIVTGALVGSSGAILSYIMCKAMNRNFINVILGGFGGAQGPAAEIEGEQVAIDAGGVASALNDADSVIIVPGYGMAVAQAQSAVSDLVRKLRAAGKTVRFGIHPVAGRLPGHMNVLLAEAKVPYDIVLEMDEINDDFPSTDVVIVIGSNDIVNPAAEEDPNSPIAGMPVLKVWEAKQVFVSKRGQGTGYSGIENPLFFKENTRMFYGDARDSLNTLLPLID, encoded by the coding sequence ATGTTAGGACAAGGGTTCGTATCTGCCGCGGCAATTGCGGCAAGTGTGCTATTTATTTTATCGCTAGGTGGCCTGAGCAATCAGGAAAAAGCCAAGCGCGCCGTATGGTACGGCATCGTGGGCATGGCCGTAGCCGTGTTCTTTACCTCCTTCGGGCCTGGTATTGGTGGCTACTGGTGGCTGATTCCGGCCATGCTGATCGGGGCTGGGATTGGTGTCTATGTGGCAGGCAAGGTCGAAATGACCGAAATGCCTCAGTTGGTAGCGGCACTACATAGCTTTGTGGGCTTGGCCGCGGTTTTTGTTGCCTGGAGTGCAGACTTAGAGCGTCGCCGAGTGCTGGCAGCACAAGCAGCCGATGGCGTGATGCAAGAGTTTTCTGCGTTTGCTGCCTTGGTGGCTACAAAAGCCCCTGACGAGCTGACCTTTTTGCAAATTGAGGTGGTGTTTGCGATTTTCATCGGTGCGGTGACCTTTACCGGCTCGGTAATTGCGTTTGGTAAGCTGGCAGGTAAAGTCGATGGCAAACCACGCCAACTGCCGGGTGGGCATATGCTCAACGCCGGTGCGGCGGCGCTTTCATTGCTACTCGCGATTCTTTACCTCAACGGCGCAGGTTTCTGGACACTGATCGTGTTGGCCGCGTTGTCGTTCTTCATTGGCTATCACCTGATTATGGGCATTGGCGGTGCCGATATGCCGGTGGTGGTGTCGATGCTGAACAGCTATTCCGGCTGGGCCGCAGCGGCGATTGGTTTCACGCTTTCCAACGACTTGTTGATTGTCACCGGCGCCCTGGTGGGGTCTTCAGGGGCGATCCTGTCTTACATTATGTGTAAGGCGATGAACCGCAACTTTATCAATGTCATCCTGGGTGGTTTTGGTGGTGCTCAAGGGCCAGCCGCTGAAATTGAAGGCGAACAGGTCGCGATTGATGCAGGCGGTGTCGCGAGCGCCTTAAACGATGCGGATAGCGTGATTATCGTGCCGGGTTACGGCATGGCGGTAGCGCAAGCACAGAGTGCCGTCAGTGACTTAGTGCGTAAGCTGCGCGCAGCCGGTAAAACCGTACGCTTTGGTATTCACCCGGTAGCAGGGCGTCTGCCTGGGCACATGAACGTGCTGCTTGCTGAAGCTAAAGTGCCCTACGATATCGTGCTGGAAATGGATGAGATCAACGACGACTTCCCAAGCACTGATGTTGTGATCGTGATCGGCTCCAACGACATCGTTAACCCAGCGGCCGAGGAAGACCCCAATAGCCCTATCGCCGGTATGCCGGTGTTGAAGGTGTGGGAAGCCAAGCAGGTGTTTGTTAGCAAACGCGGCCAGGGCACGGGCTATTCGGGCATTGAGAACCCGCTGTTCTTCAAAGAGAACACGCGTATGTTCTACGGCGATGCAAGAGATAGCTTGAACACGTTGCTGCCGTTAATCGATTAA
- a CDS encoding Re/Si-specific NAD(P)(+) transhydrogenase subunit alpha, whose product MKIGAPKETAQGEARVALTPESAKQLQKLGHECLVEAGAGAAAGFNDDTYRDAGVSVVESAEALWRDADVVIKVREPSEKEAHYLREGQTLIAFFWPAQNEALLETCKAQGATVIAMDMVPRISRAQKMDALSSMANIAGYRAVIEAGNNFGRFFTGQVTAAGKVPPAKVLVIGAGVAGLAAIGTATSLGAVVRAFDVRPEVSEQIESMGAEFLFLDFEDSQDGSESGGYASPSSPEFREKQLECFREQAPDVDIVITTALIPGRPAPKLWLEDMVAAMKPGSVIIDLAAEKGGNCDLTKPDERVVSDNGVVVVGYTDFPSRMATQASLLYATNIRHMLTDLTPEKDGVIHHNMEDDVIRGATVTHQGDITFPPPPPKVKAIAAAKPKKKEKEPTPEEKKAAELATFKAQTKRQVGLLAVGGALMLLLGQIAPASFMQHFIVFVLACFIGFQVIWKVSHSLHTPLMAVTNAISGIIILGAILQIGSGSGVVIVLAAISVLIASINIVGGFLVTRRMLAMFQKS is encoded by the coding sequence GTGAAAATAGGCGCACCGAAAGAGACAGCTCAGGGAGAAGCGCGTGTAGCGTTGACTCCTGAGAGCGCAAAACAGCTTCAAAAGCTAGGCCATGAGTGCCTAGTAGAAGCCGGCGCGGGGGCTGCTGCGGGCTTTAATGACGACACGTATCGCGACGCAGGCGTCAGCGTTGTGGAAAGTGCGGAAGCACTGTGGCGTGATGCGGACGTGGTGATTAAAGTCCGTGAACCTTCGGAAAAAGAGGCTCACTACTTACGCGAAGGCCAAACGCTGATTGCGTTTTTCTGGCCAGCACAGAACGAAGCGCTGCTGGAAACCTGTAAAGCGCAGGGCGCAACGGTCATCGCGATGGACATGGTGCCGCGTATTTCACGGGCGCAGAAGATGGACGCGCTCTCCTCCATGGCCAATATCGCGGGCTACCGGGCGGTCATTGAGGCGGGTAACAACTTTGGTCGCTTCTTTACGGGTCAGGTCACCGCTGCCGGTAAAGTGCCGCCAGCTAAAGTGCTGGTGATCGGCGCAGGTGTCGCGGGCTTGGCGGCGATTGGTACCGCCACTAGTTTGGGTGCCGTGGTGCGTGCGTTTGATGTGCGCCCGGAAGTCTCCGAGCAGATTGAATCCATGGGCGCTGAATTCCTATTCCTCGATTTTGAGGACAGCCAGGACGGCTCGGAAAGCGGTGGCTATGCCTCGCCTTCAAGCCCCGAGTTTCGTGAAAAGCAGCTCGAATGTTTCCGCGAACAAGCGCCGGACGTCGACATTGTGATCACCACCGCGCTGATTCCTGGTCGACCCGCGCCAAAGCTGTGGCTGGAAGATATGGTCGCCGCCATGAAGCCTGGCTCAGTGATCATTGATCTAGCCGCTGAAAAAGGCGGTAACTGCGACTTAACTAAGCCAGACGAGCGTGTAGTCTCTGATAACGGCGTTGTGGTAGTGGGCTACACCGACTTCCCCTCACGCATGGCTACCCAGGCGTCGCTACTTTACGCCACCAACATCCGCCATATGCTGACCGACCTTACGCCGGAGAAAGACGGCGTCATCCATCACAACATGGAAGACGATGTCATTCGCGGCGCGACGGTCACCCACCAGGGCGACATCACCTTCCCGCCACCGCCGCCTAAAGTAAAAGCGATTGCTGCGGCGAAGCCGAAGAAAAAAGAGAAAGAACCAACGCCTGAAGAGAAGAAGGCCGCTGAGCTGGCCACCTTTAAAGCACAAACCAAGCGTCAAGTTGGTTTGCTTGCCGTGGGGGGAGCGCTCATGCTGCTGTTGGGACAAATAGCCCCCGCCTCATTTATGCAGCACTTTATTGTGTTTGTATTGGCGTGCTTTATTGGCTTCCAGGTGATTTGGAAGGTCAGTCACTCGCTGCATACGCCGCTCATGGCGGTGACCAATGCCATCTCAGGCATCATTATCTTAGGGGCAATTTTGCAAATCGGCTCAGGCAGTGGCGTCGTTATCGTGCTGGCGGCCATTTCGGTACTGATTGCATCGATTAATATCGTGGGTGGCTTCCTGGTGACACGCCGGATGCTTGCCATGTTCCAAAAATCCTAA
- the pqqC gene encoding pyrroloquinoline-quinone synthase PqqC encodes MALTAITPCASTTPLSREAFREALMSKGQYYHLNHPFQQAMANGELTREQLQGWVANRFYYQLMIPQKDAALLANCPDAATRRRWVQRLLDHDGHAEDEGGIEAWLALGEAVGLPRHTLLSQERVLPGVRFAVDAYRHFVARAPWQEAAISSLTELFAPLAHQNRLDTWPQHYPWINEQGYRYFRKRLSEARRDVEHGLEIALGVCTTVALQQRALDILQFKLDVLWSMLDAMTMAYQLDRPPYHTVTREAVYHRGLEHSHY; translated from the coding sequence ATGGCGCTGACAGCGATAACGCCCTGCGCTTCTACCACCCCGCTCAGCCGGGAGGCGTTCCGTGAAGCGCTAATGAGTAAAGGGCAGTACTACCACCTTAACCACCCCTTTCAGCAGGCGATGGCCAATGGCGAACTTACCCGAGAGCAGCTGCAGGGCTGGGTGGCTAACCGCTTTTACTACCAGCTGATGATTCCCCAAAAAGATGCCGCGCTGCTGGCCAACTGCCCCGATGCCGCTACCCGCAGGCGATGGGTGCAACGCCTGCTTGACCACGACGGCCACGCTGAAGATGAAGGCGGTATTGAAGCTTGGTTGGCGCTCGGTGAAGCCGTAGGGTTACCGCGTCATACGCTGCTTTCCCAGGAGCGTGTGTTACCCGGCGTGCGCTTTGCAGTTGATGCCTACCGCCACTTTGTCGCCCGCGCGCCCTGGCAGGAGGCAGCGATCTCATCGCTGACTGAACTGTTTGCGCCACTTGCCCACCAAAACCGCTTGGATACCTGGCCCCAGCACTACCCATGGATAAACGAGCAGGGCTATCGCTATTTCCGCAAGCGGCTCAGCGAGGCCCGCCGAGACGTTGAGCATGGCTTGGAAATCGCCTTAGGCGTATGTACGACCGTGGCGCTGCAGCAGCGCGCGCTGGACATTCTGCAATTTAAGCTCGATGTGCTGTGGAGCATGCTGGATGCCATGACTATGGCCTATCAGTTAGACCGCCCGCCTTACCACACCGTCACCCGCGAAGCGGTATATCACCGTGGGCTTGAGCACTCACATTACTAG
- the pqqE gene encoding pyrroloquinoline quinone biosynthesis protein PqqE has product MANKNLLNQHSANPAAEATSPPLWLLAELTYRCPLQCAYCSNPLAFTRYQNELDTDAWFSVLRQARAMGAAQLGFSGGEPLIRQDLEALVSEARTLGFYTNLLTSGVGLTAQRVDALAEAGLDHIQISLQAADPELAQALAGSAKAHANKLAMAKAVKSAGYPMVLNVVLHRHNIDQIGDLIALCDELGADAVELANCQYYGWAFLNRQALMPTREQLIRAEAETNRWRETLAARGRDMSLLFVVPDYFEQAPKACMGGWGSIFMTVAPDGAVLPCHSARELPMAFPNVKETSLQDIWYQSDAFNRFRGTQWMPTLCQQCDDRDKDHGGCRCQAYLLTGDMNATDPVCQHSPQHGLLESLITENATITSDQATLIPRNARQSKQLQTKQLQGQAESQSGLSQSGLAAPSPRQPLELIYRQ; this is encoded by the coding sequence GTGGCTAATAAAAACTTGCTCAATCAACATTCAGCCAACCCAGCCGCTGAAGCGACCTCACCGCCACTATGGCTGCTGGCGGAACTCACCTACCGCTGCCCGCTGCAGTGCGCTTACTGCTCTAACCCGCTGGCCTTTACCCGCTACCAAAACGAGTTGGATACCGACGCGTGGTTTAGCGTACTGCGCCAAGCCAGGGCCATGGGGGCGGCTCAGCTGGGGTTTTCCGGCGGCGAGCCGCTGATTCGCCAAGACCTGGAAGCGCTAGTAAGCGAAGCACGCACGCTTGGCTTTTATACCAACCTGCTGACCTCCGGCGTGGGGCTGACTGCCCAGCGGGTAGACGCCCTGGCAGAAGCAGGTCTGGATCATATCCAGATTAGCCTGCAAGCCGCCGACCCCGAACTGGCCCAGGCACTGGCAGGCTCTGCCAAGGCTCACGCCAACAAGCTGGCGATGGCCAAAGCCGTCAAATCGGCAGGCTACCCCATGGTGTTGAACGTGGTGCTGCATCGGCACAATATCGATCAAATTGGCGACCTGATTGCGCTTTGCGATGAGCTAGGCGCAGATGCGGTTGAACTGGCCAACTGCCAATATTACGGCTGGGCGTTTTTGAACCGTCAAGCGCTGATGCCCACCCGTGAACAGCTGATACGTGCCGAAGCGGAAACCAACCGCTGGCGTGAAACACTCGCGGCGCGTGGCCGCGATATGTCATTGCTGTTTGTGGTGCCGGACTACTTTGAGCAAGCGCCTAAAGCGTGCATGGGTGGTTGGGGCAGTATTTTTATGACCGTTGCTCCAGATGGCGCCGTATTGCCCTGCCATAGCGCCAGGGAGCTGCCGATGGCGTTTCCCAACGTCAAAGAGACATCACTGCAGGACATTTGGTACCAAAGCGATGCCTTCAACCGTTTTCGCGGCACCCAGTGGATGCCGACGCTTTGCCAACAGTGCGACGATCGCGATAAAGACCATGGCGGCTGCCGCTGCCAAGCTTATTTGTTAACCGGCGATATGAACGCCACTGACCCCGTGTGCCAGCACTCTCCTCAGCATGGGTTGTTAGAGAGCCTGATCACAGAAAATGCCACAATCACTTCTGATCAAGCGACCCTGATACCCCGCAATGCTCGCCAGTCAAAGCAGTTGCAAACAAAGCAGTTGCAGGGTCAGGCTGAAAGTCAGAGTGGCTTGAGTCAGAGCGGCTTGGCAGCGCCTTCGCCCCGCCAACCACTCGAGCTGATTTATCGGCAGTAA
- a CDS encoding pilus assembly protein → MKTSPITVSSITARPIKIALYRLSTAALALVLTLGYTTPASLGAGIFPPEPPPEEPPPTPGEPDPDPDPDPEPPTEPEPEPPIGGGDDGPIDEDYEIPEEQTGISPAPLNVVSRVPPNVLLILDNSESGQEGLDGRVAVGRELGDRETPLCQGSSLNPTNCPAGARSPLSKSSIMKRVGSELIERYRGDINMGLMAYQQNPASRTRNNAFSGSTVVWRLTERALEPRYSTNANPNWYDPDFEGAWNAATKRYRARLPGLNIYVFFNVGVPGYMFEENFSTGLPTNDITEYWRRISNPTATSDQLSERYRSLTSGSSGSPFIGDGIYYSSPVRSNFTLPLVDSLRQRGIPNWGSHTASIQLNQWEWRTTSSPGLGYLHVPIGGLNADGTVNDAHWEAIETKLDSQRHEWNGSGNPMTDPNWPLIATGLTPIEGTMYTVRDYFLNNASWGGDFKNNQGYQAGITIPNINNPDAQQCLVNANIWLTDGLPSVDRFGNSLGNNVSRALSSAEAAIKRLYDDTNRELSSPVKTYVVGFNLPPDIANLPNVSDDPLGDLARAGGTERAYFANDEASLNQVMQQVLGNIIAASQSNTSAAVNSDEFGLEGGNLLFTAGFRSDDWSGRLAASVIQPDGSRSERWNAQTTLAQQVGNRRLLTSKRLDEGERIGALLIPENSGLTSAEISWLQGLNVQGLRPRANSLLGDVINANPVVLQGNETRPSLLLVAANDGMLHGFNASNGSELFAYLPAELTQGDSPVLRALTREDYNHRYFMDGTPAVREVNIQSGPEAVAVGTMGAGGRTVFALDVSDPGNMGASDVLWEFRHPELGTGVSEPTITQLTDGTWVAIFGNGYNSTGYQASLFVVRLTDGKLIAHLKTNSGTQQAPNGLATPTVTAWPRFSGAQFAYAGDLAGNMWRFPLTNTGSVNRLYAGQADQPITSAPAVTLSSDSPDTLMVLFGTGSYFRSSDIGDSSKQQLIGLEDRVDRSLPFTSSNLALQRITGNATRDGFNLRASSNEAPTSSQRGWRLELPPGERVIARPSISSSLPRRVRFSTLLPDESDPCGGGRSGFFMSLLADTGGSGGTTTFDFNGDGKEDSDATINGEAITGLQAGTGERLVSVNDGNIERLFVGNPDDPDASPNGDGSIAIGFSNDHLGRRSWRQLSGEENIN, encoded by the coding sequence ATGAAAACAAGCCCCATAACAGTTAGCTCCATAACAGCTCGGCCTATCAAAATTGCGCTCTACCGCTTGTCGACCGCTGCGTTGGCGCTCGTGTTAACGCTTGGCTATACCACACCAGCTTCATTAGGTGCTGGCATTTTTCCACCTGAACCGCCGCCTGAAGAACCACCTCCAACCCCTGGAGAGCCTGACCCAGACCCAGATCCAGATCCAGAGCCACCTACGGAACCAGAGCCTGAACCTCCCATTGGCGGAGGCGATGACGGCCCCATTGATGAAGACTATGAAATCCCCGAAGAGCAAACAGGGATCTCACCAGCGCCGTTAAACGTGGTTAGCCGTGTGCCACCTAACGTACTGCTGATCTTGGATAACTCAGAAAGCGGCCAGGAAGGCTTAGATGGCCGGGTGGCAGTGGGACGTGAGCTTGGTGATAGAGAAACACCTCTCTGTCAGGGGAGCAGTTTAAATCCCACTAACTGCCCTGCAGGAGCACGCTCACCGCTTAGCAAATCCAGCATTATGAAGCGCGTAGGTAGTGAGCTAATTGAACGCTATCGGGGCGATATTAATATGGGCCTGATGGCCTATCAGCAGAACCCAGCCTCTCGAACACGGAATAATGCTTTTAGTGGTAGCACCGTCGTATGGCGACTGACCGAGCGTGCGCTTGAGCCGCGATACTCAACTAATGCTAACCCAAATTGGTATGACCCTGACTTTGAAGGCGCATGGAATGCAGCAACGAAACGCTATCGGGCGCGCCTGCCAGGGCTGAATATTTACGTCTTTTTTAATGTTGGTGTACCCGGCTATATGTTTGAAGAGAACTTCAGCACTGGGCTTCCCACTAACGACATCACCGAGTACTGGCGGCGTATTTCCAACCCAACAGCAACGTCTGATCAGTTATCAGAGCGTTACCGTAGCCTCACTAGCGGATCTTCAGGCTCACCCTTTATTGGCGACGGTATTTACTATAGCTCCCCCGTCAGGTCTAACTTCACCTTACCGCTGGTCGACAGCTTACGCCAACGGGGGATTCCTAACTGGGGATCGCATACCGCATCAATACAACTAAACCAGTGGGAATGGCGAACCACCTCTTCGCCGGGCTTAGGCTATTTACACGTACCGATTGGTGGATTAAACGCCGATGGGACGGTTAACGACGCGCACTGGGAGGCGATCGAAACAAAACTGGACTCTCAGCGACATGAGTGGAATGGCTCAGGCAACCCCATGACAGACCCGAACTGGCCGCTAATCGCGACAGGCCTAACGCCTATTGAAGGCACCATGTATACCGTGCGGGATTACTTTTTGAACAACGCTAGCTGGGGCGGCGATTTTAAGAATAACCAAGGCTACCAAGCCGGCATTACCATTCCCAATATCAATAACCCCGATGCCCAACAGTGCTTGGTTAACGCTAATATTTGGCTGACCGACGGCTTACCTTCAGTAGACCGCTTTGGCAACTCGCTGGGCAACAACGTTAGCAGGGCACTCAGCAGCGCCGAGGCCGCCATTAAGCGCCTTTACGATGATACTAATAGAGAGCTCTCCAGCCCCGTTAAAACCTACGTGGTTGGCTTTAACCTACCGCCCGATATTGCCAATCTGCCCAACGTTTCTGACGACCCGCTTGGCGATTTAGCCCGCGCAGGCGGCACCGAACGCGCCTATTTTGCTAACGACGAAGCATCGCTTAACCAGGTAATGCAGCAGGTACTAGGTAATATTATTGCCGCTTCTCAGTCCAACACCTCTGCGGCGGTTAACAGCGATGAGTTTGGGCTTGAAGGCGGTAATTTACTGTTTACCGCTGGGTTTCGAAGCGACGACTGGTCTGGCCGCCTAGCGGCATCAGTGATTCAGCCAGACGGTAGCCGTAGCGAACGCTGGAATGCACAAACCACACTTGCTCAGCAGGTAGGTAACCGTCGCCTATTAACGTCTAAACGCTTAGACGAAGGAGAGCGCATTGGCGCTCTGTTAATTCCTGAAAATAGTGGTCTCACCAGTGCCGAAATCAGCTGGTTACAGGGGCTGAATGTTCAGGGTCTTCGTCCTCGTGCTAATTCACTCTTGGGCGATGTTATCAACGCCAATCCAGTCGTGTTGCAGGGTAATGAAACACGCCCGTCGCTACTGCTAGTGGCTGCCAACGACGGTATGTTGCATGGTTTTAACGCCTCTAACGGCAGTGAGCTGTTTGCTTACCTACCCGCTGAACTTACCCAGGGCGATTCGCCCGTTCTGCGCGCGCTAACCCGTGAAGACTATAACCACCGTTACTTTATGGATGGCACGCCTGCAGTACGAGAGGTGAATATTCAGAGCGGCCCTGAGGCCGTCGCCGTAGGTACTATGGGGGCAGGCGGCCGCACAGTGTTTGCACTGGATGTTAGCGACCCCGGCAATATGGGCGCATCCGACGTGCTGTGGGAATTTCGCCACCCAGAACTAGGCACCGGGGTTAGCGAACCCACTATTACGCAGCTTACTGATGGCACCTGGGTCGCCATTTTTGGTAATGGCTACAACAGTACCGGTTATCAGGCGTCGCTATTTGTAGTGCGCCTTACTGACGGTAAGCTTATCGCTCATTTAAAAACAAATTCGGGCACTCAACAGGCACCGAATGGCTTAGCAACCCCAACGGTCACCGCCTGGCCACGCTTTTCAGGTGCACAGTTCGCTTACGCGGGTGATTTAGCAGGTAATATGTGGCGCTTTCCGCTCACCAACACGGGCAGCGTCAACCGGCTATATGCTGGCCAAGCCGACCAGCCAATTACCTCAGCGCCTGCCGTGACGCTAAGCAGCGACTCGCCGGATACGCTGATGGTGCTATTCGGCACCGGCAGCTACTTCCGCAGTAGCGATATTGGCGACAGTTCAAAGCAGCAGCTCATTGGTTTAGAGGACCGCGTTGACCGTAGCCTTCCCTTTACGTCGTCCAACTTAGCCTTACAGCGCATTACCGGAAACGCTACACGGGATGGTTTTAACTTACGCGCCAGTTCTAACGAGGCCCCCACCAGTAGCCAGCGTGGCTGGCGTTTGGAACTTCCTCCCGGCGAACGTGTTATTGCTAGGCCTTCTATTTCAAGCAGTTTGCCCCGGAGGGTGCGATTTTCGACGCTACTGCCCGACGAGTCTGACCCTTGTGGCGGCGGGCGCAGTGGTTTCTTTATGTCGCTTCTAGCGGACACAGGAGGTAGCGGTGGCACCACTACCTTTGATTTCAACGGGGATGGCAAAGAAGACAGCGATGCCACTATTAACGGCGAGGCTATTACCGGTTTACAAGCAGGGACTGGCGAGCGCTTAGTTAGCGTGAACGACGGCAATATCGAGCGGCTATTTGTGGGCAATCCCGATGATCCAGACGCCTCGCCCAACGGCGATGGTTCCATCGCCATTGGCTTTAGCAATGATCATCTAGGCCGCCGCTCTTGGCGGCAACTGAGTGGCGAAGAAAACATCAATTAA
- the pqqD gene encoding pyrroloquinoline quinone biosynthesis peptide chaperone PqqD encodes MSQQLAMSQQLAMSHHDIYQLRRGWRLQWEAIQGCHVILYPEGMVKLSATAGAILEQVDGQQTIGDIIATLQQRYPGAETLADDVVQFIDEARSNGWLAMKEVHCG; translated from the coding sequence ATGTCACAGCAACTCGCCATGTCACAACAACTCGCCATGTCACATCACGATATTTACCAGCTGCGACGCGGCTGGCGCTTACAGTGGGAAGCCATTCAGGGCTGCCACGTTATTCTCTACCCCGAGGGCATGGTCAAGCTCAGCGCGACTGCCGGCGCGATTCTTGAACAGGTCGACGGCCAGCAAACTATCGGCGACATTATCGCCACCCTACAGCAACGCTACCCAGGCGCAGAGACCTTAGCAGACGACGTCGTGCAGTTTATCGATGAAGCCCGCAGCAACGGCTGGCTAGCCATGAAGGAGGTGCATTGTGGCTAA
- the pqqB gene encoding pyrroloquinoline quinone biosynthesis protein PqqB — MQVLVLGAAAGGGFPQWNCNCPNCYHVRQGSTDHQPRTQSSIALSVDGKQWLLCNASPDIRAQLNANPELWPSELRGSGVRGVLLVDAQIDHVTGLLSLREGCPLEVWCTPNVHRDLSTGFPLFPMLEHWGGLHWQPIGLENQQEVTEFSIPFLPDIALTAFALHSNAPPYSPRRGAPSCGDNLGLYIVDRRSGKSLCYAPGLGNPTPLAMRFLNAADVVMVDGTLWEDNEMQTLGVGTSTGQQMGHLALNGNGGMCELLSELPSSTRRILIHINNTNPILDSASDAAKTVQAAGIETAYDGMKLTL, encoded by the coding sequence ATGCAAGTTTTAGTTCTTGGGGCTGCCGCAGGCGGCGGCTTTCCCCAGTGGAATTGCAACTGCCCTAACTGTTATCACGTACGCCAGGGTAGTACTGACCATCAACCGCGCACCCAATCATCGATTGCGTTAAGCGTGGATGGCAAGCAGTGGTTGCTGTGCAATGCGTCCCCTGACATTCGTGCCCAGCTCAATGCCAACCCAGAACTATGGCCAAGCGAGCTGCGTGGCAGCGGTGTTCGCGGCGTGCTGCTGGTGGATGCCCAGATCGACCACGTCACTGGGCTACTTTCCCTAAGAGAGGGCTGCCCGCTGGAGGTATGGTGCACGCCCAATGTGCATCGCGATTTATCTACCGGCTTTCCGCTCTTCCCGATGCTGGAGCACTGGGGCGGACTTCATTGGCAGCCGATTGGTTTGGAAAATCAGCAGGAAGTTACCGAATTTTCGATTCCCTTTCTGCCCGATATCGCACTCACCGCCTTTGCACTACACAGCAATGCCCCGCCCTACTCACCACGGCGCGGCGCACCCTCCTGTGGCGATAATTTAGGGCTGTATATAGTCGACCGTCGCAGCGGCAAGTCGCTTTGCTATGCCCCTGGGCTTGGCAACCCAACACCGCTGGCGATGCGCTTCTTAAACGCCGCTGATGTGGTGATGGTCGATGGCACCCTGTGGGAAGACAATGAAATGCAGACACTCGGCGTTGGCACCTCTACAGGCCAACAAATGGGTCATCTCGCGCTCAATGGCAACGGCGGCATGTGTGAACTGTTGAGCGAACTACCCAGCAGCACGCGGCGCATTTTGATTCATATCAACAACACTAATCCGATATTGGACAGCGCAAGCGATGCAGCGAAAACGGTGCAGGCCGCAGGCATCGAAACCGCTTATGACGGTATGAAACTTACCCTGTAG